A region from the Aegilops tauschii subsp. strangulata cultivar AL8/78 chromosome 5, Aet v6.0, whole genome shotgun sequence genome encodes:
- the LOC109761110 gene encoding protein DETOXIFICATION 16 isoform X2 has product MASSLDTLCGQAFGAKRYHLLGIYKQRAILVLTLVSVVVAVLWAYTGQILLLFGQDPEIAMGAGSYIRWMIPALFAYGLLQCHVRFLQTQNIVLPVMASAGVTALSHVLVCWLLVYKLGLGNKGAALANGISYLANVSILAIYIRVSPSCRSTWTGLSKEAFHDILSFMKLAVPSALMVCLEWWSFELLVLLSGLLPNPKLEASVLSICLNTSSLAFMIPFGLGAAISTRVSNELGAGRPEAARLATRVIMVLGLATGVSLGLIMLSGRNLWGYAYSNENEVVEYIARMMPLLSVTIIFDDLQCVLSGIVRGCGLQRIGACVNLSAYYLVGIPAALCFAFVYHLGGMGLWFGIICGIVVQMLLLLSITMRTNWDKEALKAKDRVFSSSLPLDMTT; this is encoded by the exons ATGGCGAGCAGCTTGGACACACTGTGTGGGCAAGCCTTTGGGGCAAAACGGTACCATCTGCTCGGCATCTACAAGCAGAGGGCCATCCTTGTGCTCACTCTGGTGAGCGTTGTGGTTGCGGTGCTCTGGGCGTACACTGGGCAGATCCTCCTGCTCTTCGGCCAGGACCCGGAGATTGCCATGGGGGCAGGGAGCTACATCCGGTGGATGATTCCAGCACTGTTCGCTTACGGACTGCTGCAGTGCCATGTCCGGTTCCTCCAGACACAGAACATTGTCCTCCCGGTGATGGCGAGCGCAGGCGTCACGGCGCTGAGCCACGTGCTTGTGTGCTGGTTGCTGGTGTACAAGCTTGGGCTGGGCAACAAGGGCGCTGCCCTGGCCAATGGCATCTCATACCTGGCCAATGTGTCAATCTTGGCTATCTACATCAGGGTCTCTCCATCCTGCAGGAGCACCTGGACAGGCCTCTCAAAGGAGGCGTTTCACGACATCCTTAGCTTCATGAAGCTTGCCGTGCCATCTGCGCTGATGGTTTG CCTAGAGTGGTGGTCGTTTGAGCTGCTGGTACTTCTCTCCGGACTTCTCCCAAATCCTAAGCTGGAGGCATCGGTGTTGTCCATTTG TTTGAACACAAGTTCATTAGCATTCATGATCCCCTTCGGTCTTGGGGCAGCCATAAG CACCCGTGTTTCAAATGAGCTTGGTGCTGGGCGACCTGAAGCTGCCCGTCTGGCTACTCGTGTGATCATGGTTCTTGGCCTTGCGACTGGTGTGTCTTTAGGACTTATTATGCTCTCGGGGCGCAATCTATGGGGGTACGCATACAGCAATGAGAATGAGGTGGTGGAATACATTGCAAGAATGATGCCGCTTCTTTCCGTGACGATCATTTTCGACGATCTACAATGTGTTCTTTCAG GTATTGTCAGAGGCTGTGGCTTGCAAAGGATTGGTGCTTGTGTGAATCTCAGCGCGTACTACCTTGTCGGCATTCCGGCGGCGCTATGCTTTGCCTTTGTCTACCATCTTGGCGGAATG GGGCTGTGGTTCGGAATAATCTGTGGGATAGTGGtacagatgctgctgctgctgagcaTTACCATGCGCACCAACTGGGATAAAGAG GCTCTCAAGGCAAAG
- the LOC109761110 gene encoding protein DETOXIFICATION 16 isoform X1 has protein sequence MLPAMEEPLVGGNSSAEETGGPKESLVVTEVKKQLYLAGPLIAGCLLQSVVQMISVMFVGHLGELALSSASIATSFAGVTGFSLLSGMASSLDTLCGQAFGAKRYHLLGIYKQRAILVLTLVSVVVAVLWAYTGQILLLFGQDPEIAMGAGSYIRWMIPALFAYGLLQCHVRFLQTQNIVLPVMASAGVTALSHVLVCWLLVYKLGLGNKGAALANGISYLANVSILAIYIRVSPSCRSTWTGLSKEAFHDILSFMKLAVPSALMVCLEWWSFELLVLLSGLLPNPKLEASVLSICLNTSSLAFMIPFGLGAAISTRVSNELGAGRPEAARLATRVIMVLGLATGVSLGLIMLSGRNLWGYAYSNENEVVEYIARMMPLLSVTIIFDDLQCVLSGIVRGCGLQRIGACVNLSAYYLVGIPAALCFAFVYHLGGMGLWFGIICGIVVQMLLLLSITMRTNWDKEALKAKDRVFSSSLPLDMTT, from the exons ATGTTGCCAGCCATGGAGGAGCCCCTTGTTGGGGGCAACAGCAGCGCTGAGGAGACAGGAGGGCCAAAAGAGAGCTTGGTGGTGACCGAGGTTAAGAAGCAGCTGTACCTCGCCGGGCCCCTCATCGCCGGATGCCTCTTGCAGAGCGTCGTGCAGATGATATCGGTCATGTTTGTCGGCCATCTCGGTGAGCTCGCTCTCTCGAGTGCCTCCATCGCCACCTCCTTTGCCGGTGTCACCGGCTTCAGCTTGTTG TCTGGCATGGCGAGCAGCTTGGACACACTGTGTGGGCAAGCCTTTGGGGCAAAACGGTACCATCTGCTCGGCATCTACAAGCAGAGGGCCATCCTTGTGCTCACTCTGGTGAGCGTTGTGGTTGCGGTGCTCTGGGCGTACACTGGGCAGATCCTCCTGCTCTTCGGCCAGGACCCGGAGATTGCCATGGGGGCAGGGAGCTACATCCGGTGGATGATTCCAGCACTGTTCGCTTACGGACTGCTGCAGTGCCATGTCCGGTTCCTCCAGACACAGAACATTGTCCTCCCGGTGATGGCGAGCGCAGGCGTCACGGCGCTGAGCCACGTGCTTGTGTGCTGGTTGCTGGTGTACAAGCTTGGGCTGGGCAACAAGGGCGCTGCCCTGGCCAATGGCATCTCATACCTGGCCAATGTGTCAATCTTGGCTATCTACATCAGGGTCTCTCCATCCTGCAGGAGCACCTGGACAGGCCTCTCAAAGGAGGCGTTTCACGACATCCTTAGCTTCATGAAGCTTGCCGTGCCATCTGCGCTGATGGTTTG CCTAGAGTGGTGGTCGTTTGAGCTGCTGGTACTTCTCTCCGGACTTCTCCCAAATCCTAAGCTGGAGGCATCGGTGTTGTCCATTTG TTTGAACACAAGTTCATTAGCATTCATGATCCCCTTCGGTCTTGGGGCAGCCATAAG CACCCGTGTTTCAAATGAGCTTGGTGCTGGGCGACCTGAAGCTGCCCGTCTGGCTACTCGTGTGATCATGGTTCTTGGCCTTGCGACTGGTGTGTCTTTAGGACTTATTATGCTCTCGGGGCGCAATCTATGGGGGTACGCATACAGCAATGAGAATGAGGTGGTGGAATACATTGCAAGAATGATGCCGCTTCTTTCCGTGACGATCATTTTCGACGATCTACAATGTGTTCTTTCAG GTATTGTCAGAGGCTGTGGCTTGCAAAGGATTGGTGCTTGTGTGAATCTCAGCGCGTACTACCTTGTCGGCATTCCGGCGGCGCTATGCTTTGCCTTTGTCTACCATCTTGGCGGAATG GGGCTGTGGTTCGGAATAATCTGTGGGATAGTGGtacagatgctgctgctgctgagcaTTACCATGCGCACCAACTGGGATAAAGAG GCTCTCAAGGCAAAG